From one Pedobacter faecalis genomic stretch:
- a CDS encoding GntR family transcriptional regulator, with product MPKLNQSFWTIEGLVEGSYIDQVYRFIKGKILDGVLLPKAPLPSNRQMSAWNRMHRNTALKVYRLLTEEGWICTIAGRGTFVSETFPGHEKLYKPRRILDKLPVYISPLNGISSVKTAPTPNFSTIGFDTPGPEYAPVWHYHHFMNQHVKRYQSMNQIDRVRDLEGAALKASVLHYLDVIRKFSISGPCLDVILGRGQALDAVTKTLLRPADVVVNTSPQDILLHGVLQETGVVCHSLDMSRPSFVEDLERFLQHNKIKMLYLRPQCSFPESSHLKPEQCAALIHLARSYGFYIVEEDDYHEFWYESKPFEEMVRYDHGGHVIYIGALSLLTPYMQQIRTVVAAPGFIELLKAVPKQKFEFRDLLQERIIADLFSTRKVFAYINRMKIAKKAHLEQVWMEMDNYLHLGVHMIKPSSGLSLWLDFHSDKNLQESMDLIVRANREIPYHPDGARPQPGVSKVRLGFGSWEIQEAQIAAKVLQEKFMRELSPPGSGLMGA from the coding sequence ATGCCGAAACTGAACCAAAGCTTTTGGACTATTGAAGGACTTGTCGAGGGATCCTATATCGACCAGGTCTACAGATTTATAAAAGGAAAAATATTGGATGGTGTGCTTCTTCCGAAAGCGCCTTTGCCTTCAAACCGGCAGATGAGTGCCTGGAACCGTATGCACAGAAACACTGCGCTGAAAGTTTATCGTTTGCTTACGGAGGAGGGCTGGATTTGTACGATTGCCGGTCGCGGAACATTTGTGTCGGAGACCTTTCCGGGGCATGAGAAACTTTATAAACCTAGGAGAATTTTAGATAAACTTCCGGTGTATATTTCTCCGCTTAATGGAATTAGCAGCGTTAAGACGGCGCCAACGCCCAACTTCTCAACCATAGGGTTCGACACGCCGGGACCGGAGTACGCGCCCGTTTGGCACTACCACCATTTTATGAATCAGCATGTGAAGAGATACCAGAGCATGAACCAGATCGATCGGGTAAGGGACCTGGAAGGTGCGGCACTTAAAGCATCCGTTTTACACTATCTCGATGTGATCAGGAAATTTTCGATTTCCGGGCCTTGCCTGGATGTCATACTGGGCAGGGGGCAGGCGCTTGATGCGGTGACGAAAACCTTACTGCGTCCCGCTGATGTGGTGGTAAACACCTCCCCGCAGGATATCCTGCTTCATGGTGTTTTGCAGGAAACCGGTGTGGTGTGTCATTCATTGGATATGTCCCGCCCTTCTTTCGTGGAGGATCTGGAAAGATTCCTGCAGCATAACAAAATTAAAATGCTCTACCTGCGCCCGCAATGCAGTTTTCCGGAAAGCAGTCATCTGAAGCCCGAACAATGCGCTGCGCTCATCCATCTGGCCAGATCTTATGGTTTCTATATTGTTGAAGAGGATGATTACCACGAATTCTGGTATGAAAGCAAACCTTTCGAAGAGATGGTTAGGTACGATCATGGCGGTCACGTCATTTACATCGGCGCTTTGAGTCTGCTTACGCCCTATATGCAGCAGATCCGTACCGTTGTGGCGGCCCCCGGGTTTATCGAACTGCTCAAGGCCGTGCCTAAGCAAAAGTTTGAATTCCGCGATCTCCTCCAGGAAAGAATCATTGCCGATCTGTTCAGCACAAGGAAAGTATTTGCCTATATCAATCGCATGAAGATCGCTAAGAAAGCCCATCTGGAACAGGTTTGGATGGAAATGGACAATTACCTGCACCTCGGGGTGCACATGATCAAACCCTCGAGCGGCCTCAGTTTATGGCTCGACTTTCACAGCGATAAAAACCTGCAGGAATCGATGGATCTGATCGTTCGGGCCAACCGCGAGATTCCTTATCACCCGGATGGTGCCAGGCCTCAGCCAGGCGTCTCTAAAGTCCGTTTGGGCTTTGGATCATGGGAAATCCAGGAAGCCCAGATCGCCGCCAAGGTGCTTCAGGAGAAGTTCATGCGGGAACTCTCTCCACCAGGTTCGGGCTTAATGGGGGCTTAA
- a CDS encoding DUF6266 family protein, giving the protein MGKYLKGILGSFSGLIGTVVGASWKGIDYMRSRPKKSNKPATEEQQKQRDTFALVTSFLRPITDVVNLGFQAYNKGETPYNAAFSSIMDKAITGVYPAVEINYPQVELSRGSLLDCPEISVASDEESTLSLTWVDNAPTPDKNSNATDKISIVVYNPVKNKYVTAISVVARSTGSYEMSLPLNFSGDEVAVWAFFAAANGKKVNDSVFLGEIPVM; this is encoded by the coding sequence ATGGGAAAATATCTAAAAGGGATCCTGGGCTCATTCTCAGGACTGATTGGCACTGTGGTTGGTGCCAGCTGGAAAGGCATAGATTATATGCGCAGCAGACCAAAAAAATCAAATAAACCTGCTACGGAAGAGCAGCAGAAACAACGCGACACCTTTGCATTGGTAACCAGCTTTTTGCGGCCCATCACCGATGTGGTAAACCTCGGCTTCCAGGCCTACAACAAAGGTGAGACGCCTTATAATGCCGCGTTCAGCAGTATTATGGACAAAGCGATCACCGGTGTATATCCGGCCGTCGAAATCAACTATCCCCAGGTAGAACTGAGTCGTGGCAGTCTGCTCGACTGCCCGGAAATCAGCGTGGCGTCCGACGAGGAGTCGACACTGAGCCTTACCTGGGTAGATAATGCGCCCACTCCGGATAAGAACAGCAACGCCACGGATAAAATCAGCATCGTGGTATACAACCCGGTTAAAAACAAGTATGTCACGGCAATCAGTGTCGTGGCGCGCTCCACCGGCAGCTATGAGATGTCGCTACCGCTCAACTTCAGCGGCGACGAGGTTGCAGTTTGGGCTTTCTTTGCCGCAGCAAACGGCAAGAAAGTGAACGACAGCGTATTCCTCGGCGAAATACCTGTAATGTAG
- a CDS encoding peptidoglycan-binding protein: protein MAAVKFLLCFLCLAFIGSNRSFGSRVVTSAEAARLLKVAAAEVGVRELTGNNDGPMVEEYLAYSGLKKGNPWCAAWVSWCFGKAGWPAPRSAWSPSLFPQRRAVQAPEPGLVFGIYYPELKRIAHCGIVERTQGDMVHTLEGNTNPAGSREGQGVYRRLRHRRSIAQYAKWFN from the coding sequence ATGGCAGCAGTTAAGTTTTTACTTTGCTTCCTTTGCCTTGCTTTTATTGGCAGCAACAGGAGCTTTGGTAGCCGTGTTGTAACGAGCGCCGAAGCCGCGCGACTGCTGAAAGTAGCAGCAGCCGAAGTAGGCGTACGAGAACTTACCGGCAATAACGACGGCCCCATGGTTGAGGAATACCTGGCCTATTCCGGCCTGAAAAAAGGGAACCCCTGGTGCGCCGCCTGGGTAAGCTGGTGCTTTGGAAAGGCCGGTTGGCCGGCGCCACGTAGCGCGTGGAGCCCTTCCCTATTCCCGCAGCGCAGGGCGGTTCAGGCTCCGGAGCCCGGGCTGGTTTTTGGGATTTACTATCCCGAGCTAAAACGCATCGCCCATTGCGGGATTGTAGAAAGAACGCAGGGCGACATGGTCCATACCCTGGAAGGAAACACAAACCCGGCCGGAAGCCGGGAAGGGCAAGGCGTATACCGCAGACTGCGGCACCGACGCAGCATAGCCCAATACGCAAAATGGTTTAATTGA
- a CDS encoding DUF6266 family protein, whose amino-acid sequence MARYKDGINGSFSGTVGKVVGASWRGIDYMRSKPAPFERTDAQLIQQAKFTLVSGWLKPLRDLIWIGYKFITDAKTPMNGAMSYHLTEAVLGDAPDYYRIDFPKAIFSRGELIISLIREIHSLIKCLIEIMWDDIQESVFCSKDDKATIIVYNPAKGKFVTFENAADRAEGVARLTVPKNFSGDTVHGYLQYVSADGQRVSTTQYLGEILVG is encoded by the coding sequence ATGGCTAGATATAAAGATGGCATAAACGGCAGCTTCAGCGGGACCGTCGGAAAGGTAGTCGGCGCCTCCTGGCGCGGCATTGACTACATGCGAAGTAAACCGGCCCCATTTGAAAGAACAGACGCGCAGCTTATACAACAAGCGAAGTTCACTTTGGTAAGCGGCTGGTTAAAACCCCTCAGGGATTTGATATGGATTGGGTACAAGTTCATCACCGATGCAAAAACCCCGATGAACGGCGCCATGTCTTATCACCTCACCGAGGCCGTACTTGGCGACGCGCCGGACTACTACAGGATTGATTTCCCGAAAGCGATCTTTAGTCGCGGTGAACTCATCATTTCCCTGATCCGGGAAATACATTCGCTGATCAAATGCCTGATAGAGATCATGTGGGACGACATCCAGGAATCCGTCTTCTGCAGCAAAGACGACAAGGCCACCATTATTGTGTATAATCCGGCAAAGGGCAAGTTCGTCACTTTTGAGAACGCCGCCGACCGTGCTGAGGGCGTGGCACGATTGACGGTGCCTAAGAACTTCTCGGGCGATACCGTTCATGGGTACTTGCAGTATGTAAGTGCTGATGGGCAAAGGGTGAGCACAACGCAGTATTTGGGTGAGATTTTAGTGGGGTGA